GAGTGGTCTTCGGTGCGTTCATCATCGTCTACCTGCCGAACCGCCTACTGGGCGTGCACTTCCTGGGCATCAACCTCGGCGACCTGAAATACCTGTTCTTCGGTATGGCGCTGGTGGTCCTGATGATCTTCCGCCCCCAGGGGCTGTTCCCGGTGCGCCAGCAACTGCTCACCTACGGCAGGGCGGCGCGCGACCTGTTGCACAGGCCCCCCGGTGAGAACGAAGGAGCGGTGCGATGACCATCGAGGACCTCTCGGGCGTCCATCGGGAGATCAACGCCGCCGAGGGCGAGTCGCTGCTGGAGACACACGATCTGACGGTCAAGTTCGGCGGGCTGACCGCGCTGGACGCGGTGTCCTTCGACATCCGCCGCGGCGAGATCCTCGGCCTGATCGGTCCGAACGGCGCCGGCAAGACCACGTGCTTCAACGCGATCACCGGTGTGTACCGGCCCAGTTCGGGCTCCGTCACGTTCGACGGCAAACCGCTGGGACGGATTAAACGTCACCAGATCACCCGTCGCGGCATCGCGCGTACCTTCCAGAACATCCGGCTGTTCGGTGAGATGACGGCGCTGGAGAACGTCATGGTGGGTACCGATGCGCGGCATCTGACCTCCGTGCCTGGTGCGCTGGTCCGCACGCCGCGGCACCGGCGGGAAGAGAAGTCGGCGATCGAACGGTCGGCCGCACTGCTCCACTTCGTCGGCATCGCGCACCGCGGTGAGGAGAAGGCGAAGAACCTGCCCTACGGCGACCAGCGGCGACTCGAGATCGCCCGCGCACTGGCGACCGAACCCAAACTGCTGTGCCTCGACGAACCGGCAGCGGGGTTCAACCCCGCGGAGAAGGCCGCGCTGATCGAGCTGATCCGCAAGATCCGCGACGACGGCTACACCGTGCTGCTGATCGAACACGACATGCGATTGGTGATGGGCGTGACCGACCGGATCGTGGTGCTGGAGTTCGGGCGCAAGATCGCCGACGGGCT
Above is a window of Mycolicibacterium baixiangningiae DNA encoding:
- a CDS encoding ABC transporter ATP-binding protein; the encoded protein is MTIEDLSGVHREINAAEGESLLETHDLTVKFGGLTALDAVSFDIRRGEILGLIGPNGAGKTTCFNAITGVYRPSSGSVTFDGKPLGRIKRHQITRRGIARTFQNIRLFGEMTALENVMVGTDARHLTSVPGALVRTPRHRREEKSAIERSAALLHFVGIAHRGEEKAKNLPYGDQRRLEIARALATEPKLLCLDEPAAGFNPAEKAALIELIRKIRDDGYTVLLIEHDMRLVMGVTDRIVVLEFGRKIADGLPAAIREDPKVIAAYLGVPDDEIG